One window of Robiginitalea biformata HTCC2501 genomic DNA carries:
- a CDS encoding tetratricopeptide repeat protein — translation MKTLRLLILCISLIPSAYSQVNRYSKPVEPARYTPMNFDEISRVAQTLQQRYEANQNYLYALKNWILDLKPQIQEESFINRLNGEYSILESMEEDDLARATKALKQRENAIKKIVSDYNVWVNQQNQSRSTSNSSVTNSRQNSNTGETLLTEGVKKFNENDFISAIRNFSKYLEQDKNNTDVLFYRALSKSNINDNYGAIEDYEKIIRLKSNYPLRVAKIATVYNNKAYALVKLGKIQEALPFVETALEMDKSEWFIWDTRGEIHYELGNYKESISDLTKAIKIEENEHSYYLRGMAQIKIGLNKMGCIDLSKAGQLGNDKAYEEIEKYCNN, via the coding sequence ATGAAAACTCTTCGACTGCTTATTCTTTGTATTTCCCTGATACCCTCTGCTTATTCCCAGGTAAACAGATACTCCAAACCTGTTGAACCAGCACGATATACGCCAATGAATTTTGATGAGATATCTCGAGTTGCTCAAACGCTTCAACAGAGATATGAAGCCAATCAGAACTATTTATATGCGCTTAAAAATTGGATACTAGATCTAAAACCCCAGATTCAAGAGGAAAGTTTTATAAATAGGCTAAATGGTGAATATTCCATTCTTGAATCTATGGAGGAGGATGATCTGGCAAGAGCAACCAAAGCATTGAAACAAAGGGAAAATGCCATCAAGAAAATAGTTTCTGATTATAATGTATGGGTCAATCAACAAAATCAATCAAGAAGTACTTCAAATAGTTCTGTAACCAATTCTCGTCAAAACTCCAATACTGGCGAAACACTGCTTACGGAAGGAGTCAAAAAGTTCAATGAAAACGATTTTATATCCGCTATCCGAAATTTTTCAAAATACTTAGAACAAGACAAAAACAATACCGATGTTCTGTTTTATAGGGCTTTATCTAAAAGCAATATCAATGACAATTACGGTGCCATTGAAGACTATGAAAAGATTATCCGCCTTAAATCGAATTATCCTCTTAGAGTTGCCAAGATAGCAACGGTATATAACAATAAGGCTTATGCCTTGGTGAAGCTTGGAAAAATTCAGGAGGCTCTTCCCTTTGTAGAAACAGCTCTTGAAATGGACAAGTCTGAATGGTTTATCTGGGATACACGAGGAGAAATCCATTATGAGCTAGGAAATTATAAAGAAAGTATTTCTGACTTGACTAAGGCCATTAAAATTGAAGAAAATGAACATTCCTATTATTTGAGAGGTATGGCTCAAATTAAAATTGGTTTAAACAAAATGGGATGTATAGACTTATCTAAAGCTGGTCAGCTTGGAAATGATAAGGCCTATGAAGAAATTGAAAAATACTGTAATAATTGA
- a CDS encoding transposase: MTRRKFTSKFKTKVVLEALKERHSLAELAQKYQIHPTQISSWKRDFLDGVEQVFESGKKDKRSDAEKKNDQLLKTIGELKVENDFLKDALR; encoded by the coding sequence ATGACACGAAGAAAATTTACCTCAAAGTTCAAGACCAAAGTGGTTTTGGAAGCCTTAAAAGAGCGGCATAGTCTGGCCGAGCTTGCCCAGAAATATCAAATTCATCCTACTCAAATAAGTTCCTGGAAACGGGATTTTCTCGATGGCGTCGAGCAGGTTTTTGAATCCGGAAAGAAAGACAAGCGCAGCGATGCTGAGAAGAAAAACGACCAACTGCTCAAGACCATTGGCGAGCTTAAAGTGGAAAATGATTTTTTAAAGGACGCCTTGCGCTAA